In one window of Zhihengliuella sp. ISTPL4 DNA:
- a CDS encoding SPFH domain-containing protein: MDDASIIPTVIIWILVIAVIIFVIVTIARAIRIIPQATAGVVERLGRYHKTLTPGLNILVPFIDRLRPLIDMREQVVSFPPQPVITEDNLVVSIDTVVYFQVTDARAATYEIANYLGAVEQLTTTTLRNVVGGLNLEEALTSRDNINGQLRVVLDEATGKWGIRVGRVELKAIDPPVSIQDSMEKQMRAERDRRAAILTAEGTKQSAILEAEGLRQAEILRAEGDKQAAVLRAQGEAEAIQSVFTAIHQGAPDDKLLAYQYLQMLPKISESPSSKLWIIPSELTEALKGIGTAFTPKTGPGSPTPSAGA; encoded by the coding sequence GTGGACGACGCATCGATCATCCCGACCGTGATCATCTGGATCCTGGTGATCGCGGTCATCATCTTCGTGATCGTCACGATCGCGCGGGCGATCCGCATCATCCCGCAGGCCACGGCCGGTGTGGTGGAGCGGCTCGGTCGCTATCACAAGACGCTCACCCCGGGCCTGAACATCCTCGTGCCCTTCATCGACCGCCTCCGCCCGCTGATCGACATGCGCGAGCAGGTGGTCTCCTTCCCGCCGCAGCCTGTGATCACCGAAGACAACCTCGTGGTCTCCATCGACACGGTCGTCTACTTCCAGGTGACCGACGCCCGTGCCGCCACCTACGAGATCGCGAACTACCTCGGCGCCGTGGAGCAGCTCACCACCACGACCCTCCGCAACGTCGTCGGTGGCCTGAACCTCGAAGAGGCGCTGACGAGCCGCGACAACATCAACGGGCAGCTTCGCGTGGTCCTCGACGAGGCGACCGGCAAGTGGGGCATCCGCGTGGGTCGTGTCGAGCTCAAGGCGATCGACCCGCCCGTCTCCATCCAGGACTCGATGGAGAAGCAGATGCGTGCGGAGCGGGATCGCCGTGCCGCGATCCTGACCGCCGAGGGCACGAAGCAGTCCGCGATCCTCGAGGCGGAGGGCCTTCGTCAGGCGGAGATCCTCCGGGCCGAGGGCGACAAGCAGGCCGCTGTCCTCCGCGCCCAGGGTGAGGCGGAGGCGATCCAGAGCGTCTTCACCGCGATCCACCAGGGCGCGCCCGACGACAAGCTCCTCGCCTACCAGTACCTGCAGATGCTCCCGAAGATCAGCGAGAGCCCGTCCAGCAAGCTGTGGATCATCCCGAGCGAACTCACGGAAGCGCTCAAGGGCATCGGCACCGCCTTCACCCCGAAGACCGGACCGGGTTCTCCCACTCCCTCCGCGGGCGCGTGA
- a CDS encoding glycerophosphodiester phosphodiesterase family protein: MTHPYFVRAEQPRIFAHRGLVTAAGRESGVWENTAAAFAAAHAVGAEYIETDCQVTADGDVVLFHDRDLRRLLDDPRAVSEVRTRELSELFAEHGGLLTVAEALSAFPETRFNIDVKTSAAAVPLGPILSAHTHRVLVTSFSDANRRATVEAVRRTGTVLRPATSGGSRTIAALRLLSAMRLSPARLLREIDALQIPERHGAVTVLTPALIRAAHRVGTEVHVWTVNEAEDMRRLVDAGVDGVVTDRADVAVATLRTL, translated from the coding sequence GTGACGCACCCGTACTTCGTCAGGGCCGAGCAGCCCCGGATCTTCGCGCACCGAGGTCTGGTGACCGCGGCGGGACGAGAGTCCGGCGTGTGGGAGAACACCGCGGCCGCCTTCGCCGCGGCCCACGCCGTGGGGGCGGAGTACATCGAGACAGACTGCCAGGTCACCGCGGACGGCGACGTCGTGCTCTTCCACGATCGTGACCTCCGGCGGCTCCTGGACGATCCGCGCGCCGTCAGCGAGGTCAGGACGCGGGAGCTGAGCGAGCTCTTCGCGGAGCACGGCGGATTGCTGACCGTCGCCGAGGCGCTCTCCGCATTTCCCGAGACGCGGTTCAACATCGATGTGAAGACGTCGGCGGCTGCGGTTCCACTGGGCCCCATCCTCTCCGCCCACACGCACCGGGTCCTGGTGACGAGCTTCTCGGACGCCAACCGGCGGGCGACGGTGGAGGCCGTGCGCCGGACCGGCACCGTGTTGCGGCCAGCCACCTCCGGCGGAAGCCGGACGATCGCCGCGCTCCGTCTTCTCTCCGCGATGCGCCTCTCCCCCGCCAGGCTTCTGCGGGAGATCGATGCCCTGCAGATCCCCGAGCGACATGGCGCGGTCACGGTGCTGACGCCGGCCCTCATCCGCGCTGCCCACCGCGTCGGGACCGAGGTCCACGTGTGGACGGTGAACGAGGCGGAGGACATGCGCCGCCTCGTCGACGCGGGCGTGGACGGCGTCGTCACCGACCGGGCCGACGTCGCCGTCGCCACGCTTCGAACGCTCTGA
- a CDS encoding NfeD family protein, with translation MDNFSTFVTFIDHWAWIGWLVLIAVFLVIEMLSLDFTFLMLSFGSVVGLVTDFIGLPVWIQILIAAAAAALFILFLRPPLLRRLHRGADPTRSNVEALVDLRGIALSEITQISGQAKLANGDTWTARTTTPMAIPAGAPVAVSAINGATAIVRPLND, from the coding sequence ATGGACAACTTCTCGACGTTCGTCACGTTCATCGACCACTGGGCATGGATCGGATGGCTCGTCCTCATCGCCGTCTTCCTCGTCATCGAGATGCTCTCCCTCGATTTCACCTTCCTCATGCTGAGCTTCGGCAGCGTCGTCGGGCTCGTGACCGACTTCATCGGCCTCCCGGTGTGGATCCAGATCCTCATCGCGGCGGCCGCGGCCGCCCTGTTCATCCTCTTCCTGCGGCCACCCCTTCTGCGCCGTCTGCACCGCGGCGCCGATCCCACCCGCTCGAACGTCGAGGCGCTCGTCGATCTCCGCGGCATCGCGCTGAGTGAGATCACGCAGATCTCCGGCCAGGCCAAGCTCGCCAACGGCGACACCTGGACCGCCAGAACGACCACCCCGATGGCCATTCCGGCGGGCGCGCCCGTCGCCGTCAGTGCCATCAACGGCGCTACCGCCATCGTCCGACCCCTCAACGACTAG
- the lnt gene encoding apolipoprotein N-acyltransferase → MTEAPVRRRALLPLWAAVLAAAVAALLMDLAFPEAAVWILAFPATALLLLSLIGRRAGGALLVGLVYGILFFALLVSWTSRYLGPLPWAALSVVEGVLTAVALIPLTLAYRWVPRAWPGTAGRLLTLPAIVAALWVGRELFLGWWPYGGFPWARLGMSQAESPLAALSSWVGVSGLSFLMVFLTAMAIEIVRARLWRRPVTLCAPAVLVLILIFTPLFPTTPSGSLRIAAVQGNGPTGYFDEREPFAVIQAQTEATEPLYGEDVDLLVWPEGGLDTDPYANSTIARRMTLVSNRIDAPLLANAATGRGSLYYNTSMLWLPDGTAPQKHDKRHPVPFGEYVPDRAFFNALVPDLIGLIQREYTPGTNPPIVEVDDVRVGLAICFDVIYDDVITEGLYDGAEVLVFQTNNADFRGTDENLQQLAFARMRAIETGRSVVNISTVGTSQIILPDGRTVTSLDADEARAMLEDVELRSGLTAGIVLGPWLQQVLLWGGLGALGLGWWRARRR, encoded by the coding sequence ATGACCGAAGCCCCTGTTCGCCGACGCGCCCTGCTGCCCCTCTGGGCTGCCGTGCTCGCTGCGGCTGTCGCCGCTCTCCTCATGGATCTCGCGTTTCCCGAGGCCGCGGTCTGGATCCTGGCGTTCCCGGCCACCGCGCTGCTGCTGCTCTCCTTGATCGGGCGTCGGGCCGGGGGAGCGCTGCTGGTGGGGCTCGTCTACGGCATCCTCTTCTTCGCCCTGCTCGTATCCTGGACGTCGCGGTACCTCGGGCCGCTGCCCTGGGCCGCGCTGAGCGTGGTCGAGGGCGTCCTTACGGCCGTCGCACTGATTCCGCTGACTCTGGCGTACCGATGGGTGCCGCGGGCGTGGCCGGGTACCGCCGGGCGTCTACTGACCCTCCCCGCCATCGTCGCGGCGCTCTGGGTCGGACGCGAGCTGTTCCTCGGCTGGTGGCCCTACGGCGGCTTCCCCTGGGCCCGCCTCGGCATGAGTCAGGCGGAGAGCCCGCTCGCCGCGCTCTCCTCGTGGGTCGGCGTGAGCGGACTGAGCTTTCTCATGGTGTTCCTCACAGCCATGGCGATCGAGATCGTGCGCGCCCGTCTGTGGCGGCGACCGGTCACGCTGTGCGCACCGGCAGTCCTCGTGCTCATCCTCATCTTCACGCCGCTCTTCCCGACCACGCCGTCCGGATCTCTGCGCATAGCCGCGGTGCAGGGGAACGGACCGACCGGTTACTTCGACGAGCGGGAGCCGTTCGCCGTCATTCAGGCGCAGACGGAGGCCACGGAACCGCTGTACGGTGAGGACGTCGATCTGCTCGTCTGGCCGGAGGGCGGACTCGACACCGATCCCTATGCCAACTCGACCATCGCGCGGCGCATGACCCTGGTATCGAACCGCATCGATGCGCCGCTGCTCGCCAACGCCGCGACCGGCCGGGGGAGCCTCTACTACAACACGTCCATGCTCTGGCTTCCGGACGGCACGGCACCGCAGAAGCACGACAAGCGTCACCCGGTGCCTTTCGGCGAGTACGTGCCGGATCGGGCGTTCTTCAACGCTCTCGTCCCCGACCTCATCGGACTGATCCAGCGCGAGTACACGCCGGGGACCAACCCGCCGATCGTCGAGGTCGACGACGTTCGGGTGGGACTCGCGATCTGCTTCGACGTGATCTACGACGACGTCATCACCGAGGGACTGTACGACGGCGCTGAGGTCCTCGTCTTCCAGACGAACAACGCCGACTTCCGCGGCACGGACGAGAACCTCCAGCAGCTCGCGTTCGCACGGATGCGCGCGATCGAGACCGGCCGGAGCGTCGTCAACATCTCCACGGTCGGCACGAGCCAGATCATCCTGCCGGACGGACGGACCGTCACGAGCCTGGACGCAGACGAGGCCAGAGCGATGCTCGAGGATGTCGAACTCCGCTCCGGCCTCACGGCGGGAATCGTCCTGGGCCCCTGGCTGCAGCAGGTGCTGCTGTGGGGCGGTCTGGGCGCGCTCGGTCTCGGGTGGTGGCGCGCCCGGCGGCGCTAG
- the tatA gene encoding Sec-independent protein translocase subunit TatA encodes MFAGMQGWHLLIVLAVILLLFGAAKLPALAKSMGQSARVFKGEMKAMKEEDASRAESAPAEPTTVKDSGTDPETPPRA; translated from the coding sequence ATGTTCGCTGGAATGCAAGGCTGGCACCTGCTCATCGTGCTGGCCGTTATCCTCCTCCTCTTCGGTGCCGCCAAGCTGCCGGCACTCGCGAAGAGCATGGGTCAGTCCGCTCGCGTCTTCAAGGGCGAGATGAAGGCCATGAAGGAAGAGGACGCGAGTCGTGCCGAGTCGGCACCCGCGGAGCCGACGACGGTGAAGGACTCGGGCACCGACCCTGAGACTCCGCCTCGCGCCTGA
- a CDS encoding HdeD family acid-resistance protein has protein sequence MSEAVAETKSFFKSIRVALAVSGVLALLAGIALLVWPVKSAVIVTAIFASYLIVAGVVYIGLGIFSRAKGGWSRVGHIVLGLLYIVAGVIAFFNLNVAAATLALVVVIFIGVSWIVDGVVALSLLGSDGSRVWTVIYAILSIIAGIIVLFSPVIAGFALWLLLGISLVVLGIVQIIRAITLGKDEKAFTTGAAAV, from the coding sequence ATGTCTGAAGCAGTCGCAGAAACGAAGTCTTTCTTCAAGTCCATCCGCGTCGCTCTCGCGGTCTCCGGCGTGCTCGCGCTGCTCGCGGGTATCGCGTTGCTCGTCTGGCCGGTGAAGTCCGCCGTCATCGTGACGGCGATCTTCGCGTCGTACCTGATCGTCGCGGGAGTCGTCTACATCGGCCTCGGCATCTTCTCCCGCGCCAAGGGCGGCTGGTCTCGCGTCGGCCACATCGTCCTCGGCCTGCTCTACATCGTCGCCGGCGTCATCGCGTTCTTCAACCTGAACGTCGCCGCCGCCACCCTCGCGCTGGTCGTCGTGATCTTCATCGGTGTGAGCTGGATCGTCGACGGCGTCGTGGCGCTCTCGCTGCTCGGCAGCGACGGGTCGCGAGTGTGGACCGTGATCTACGCCATCCTCAGCATCATCGCCGGAATCATCGTCCTCTTCTCGCCGGTCATCGCCGGATTCGCGCTGTGGCTGCTCCTGGGCATCTCGCTCGTCGTGCTCGGTATCGTGCAGATCATCCGCGCGATCACGCTGGGCAAGGATGAGAAGGCGTTCACCACGGGCGCTGCCGCCGTCTGA
- a CDS encoding RNA polymerase-binding protein RbpA: MADRSLRGIRLGAQSLQSEEGVVFMERRETTYTCDTCGHDTTLMFAADAEPPQTWECRSCGAEARLKVDGEAVTLEVTDEKAARTHWDMLMERRTRAELEELLEERLAYIRARRGAGEDPTREKIGA; this comes from the coding sequence ATGGCAGATCGCAGCCTGCGCGGCATCCGACTCGGCGCCCAGAGCCTACAGAGCGAAGAGGGCGTCGTTTTCATGGAGCGCCGTGAGACCACTTACACCTGTGACACCTGCGGACACGACACCACGCTCATGTTCGCGGCCGATGCCGAACCGCCTCAGACCTGGGAGTGCCGTTCCTGCGGAGCGGAAGCCCGCCTGAAGGTCGACGGCGAAGCCGTCACCCTCGAGGTCACTGACGAGAAGGCCGCCCGCACCCACTGGGACATGCTCATGGAGCGCCGTACCCGTGCGGAGTTGGAGGAGCTTCTCGAGGAGCGCCTCGCCTACATCCGAGCCCGGCGCGGCGCCGGCGAAGACCCCACCCGCGAGAAGATCGGCGCCTAG
- a CDS encoding helix-turn-helix transcriptional regulator, giving the protein MSAAPKPLLAAERVRLYLTLVPYLLEHGQVSLAEAAEEFGVTPREMRAMVEKLTVIGLPGEAGYWQQPQEMFDINWDLLDLEDIIEITNDVALRRVPRFTAREAAALLAGLQMVAAVPAVSDSGLVAGLISKLSRGAADAPADVVVAPSAVDEVREVVARGLQQGVAVSFTYQAPDAEPTTRTVDPVQILITNGQWYLQGWCHMREAMRTFHLDRVSAPTLTDIPSTHGGDQVPEAFAGLEEEREVTVRVPERLAPLLSGFVPTETLRAGDGMVTTQLHLADPRGIKRLAARFGGAMEVTDPPIARSATREWAAAGLALYHRPDAED; this is encoded by the coding sequence ATGAGCGCTGCACCCAAACCGCTCCTCGCTGCCGAGCGCGTCCGCCTGTACCTCACCCTCGTGCCGTACCTGCTGGAGCACGGCCAGGTCTCCCTCGCCGAGGCCGCAGAGGAGTTCGGCGTGACCCCGCGCGAGATGCGGGCGATGGTCGAGAAGCTCACCGTGATCGGCCTGCCCGGCGAGGCCGGGTACTGGCAGCAGCCGCAAGAGATGTTCGACATCAACTGGGATCTCCTCGACCTCGAGGACATCATCGAGATCACGAACGACGTGGCGCTCCGCCGCGTGCCGCGGTTCACCGCGCGAGAGGCGGCCGCCCTGCTCGCGGGCTTGCAGATGGTCGCCGCCGTACCGGCCGTCTCCGATTCCGGCCTCGTCGCCGGTCTCATCTCGAAACTCTCCCGGGGAGCCGCGGATGCCCCGGCCGACGTCGTCGTCGCCCCGAGCGCCGTCGACGAAGTACGGGAGGTGGTCGCTCGCGGTCTGCAGCAGGGCGTCGCCGTCTCGTTCACCTACCAGGCCCCTGACGCCGAACCCACCACGCGGACCGTGGACCCCGTGCAGATCCTCATCACCAATGGACAGTGGTATCTGCAGGGCTGGTGTCACATGCGCGAGGCGATGCGCACCTTCCACCTCGACCGCGTCAGCGCGCCCACCCTGACCGACATCCCCAGCACGCACGGGGGCGACCAGGTGCCGGAGGCCTTCGCCGGGCTGGAGGAGGAGCGCGAGGTGACCGTCCGCGTGCCGGAGCGCCTCGCTCCGCTGCTCAGTGGTTTCGTGCCGACGGAGACGCTCAGGGCCGGGGACGGGATGGTGACCACCCAGCTCCACCTCGCCGACCCCCGGGGCATCAAGCGGCTCGCCGCCCGTTTCGGCGGGGCGATGGAGGTCACGGACCCCCCGATCGCGCGGAGCGCGACGCGCGAGTGGGCCGCCGCAGGACTCGCGCTCTACCACCGGCCTGATGCCGAGGATTGA
- the tatC gene encoding twin-arginine translocase subunit TatC, with translation MSLGAHLVELRKRLMYAAIALVVGMVVAFLIADPVIHFITEPIRIISDRRGDDFSALNFGTVTSAFDMRMRIALTIGLFLSAPVWLWQIWAFIMPGLTRKEIRYTVGFVVAAVPLFFAGCYLGVQIMPHVIELMWGFTPEGGTNFYSAQEYYDFVFKLMIVIGISFVLPVFLVALNLAGVMSGRAILKGWRVAILIATIFAALATPAADVVSMLMLAGILIVLFFAAAGLSLLFDRRKRKRDTAAGLVPDAT, from the coding sequence ATGTCGCTCGGCGCGCATCTCGTCGAACTGCGCAAGCGCCTCATGTATGCGGCGATCGCTCTCGTCGTCGGCATGGTCGTGGCGTTCCTCATCGCGGACCCGGTGATCCACTTCATCACCGAGCCGATCAGGATCATCTCCGACCGGCGCGGTGATGACTTCAGCGCCCTGAACTTCGGGACAGTGACGTCCGCGTTCGATATGCGCATGCGCATCGCCCTCACGATCGGCCTGTTCCTCTCCGCACCCGTCTGGCTGTGGCAGATCTGGGCTTTCATCATGCCCGGTCTCACCCGCAAGGAGATCCGCTACACGGTCGGCTTCGTCGTCGCCGCTGTACCGCTGTTCTTCGCGGGCTGCTACCTCGGGGTGCAGATCATGCCGCACGTCATCGAGCTCATGTGGGGTTTCACCCCGGAGGGCGGCACCAACTTCTACTCCGCGCAGGAGTACTACGACTTCGTGTTCAAGCTGATGATCGTCATCGGCATCTCCTTCGTCCTCCCCGTCTTCCTCGTCGCGCTCAACCTCGCCGGCGTGATGTCGGGGCGGGCGATCCTGAAGGGGTGGCGGGTGGCGATCCTCATCGCGACGATCTTCGCCGCCCTGGCGACCCCGGCAGCGGACGTGGTGAGCATGTTGATGCTCGCCGGTATCCTCATCGTGCTCTTCTTCGCGGCGGCGGGACTGTCGCTCCTCTTCGACCGGCGCAAGCGCAAGCGGGACACCGCCGCTGGACTCGTCCCGGACGCCACATGA
- a CDS encoding SDR family oxidoreductase — translation MTDVLPAGSLDGKVALVTGSSRGIGADTVRYLAEAGADVVINYRNKAPRAEKLAAQLRELGRRALVVGADLTDPASVAEMFDAIRAEYGRLDVLVLNASGGMESGMAEDYALTLNRDAQLNVLNAATPLLEDGARVVFVTSHQAHFIRTTPTMPEYEPVALSKRAGEDALRELIPGLAEKGIGFTVVSGDMIEGTITATLLERANPGAIAERRESAGRLYNVSEFAAEVAKAVVDPVPADNTRLVGDVSAFVTE, via the coding sequence GTGACCGACGTTCTTCCCGCAGGATCCCTCGACGGCAAGGTGGCCCTCGTCACCGGCTCATCGCGGGGGATCGGCGCCGACACCGTGCGATACCTCGCCGAGGCCGGCGCCGACGTCGTCATCAACTACCGCAACAAGGCGCCGCGCGCGGAGAAGCTCGCGGCGCAGCTGCGGGAGCTCGGCCGACGGGCGCTCGTCGTCGGTGCAGACCTCACCGACCCGGCGTCGGTCGCCGAGATGTTCGATGCCATCCGTGCCGAGTACGGTCGCCTCGACGTGCTCGTCCTCAATGCCTCGGGCGGGATGGAGTCCGGCATGGCCGAGGACTACGCGCTCACCCTCAACCGGGACGCGCAGCTCAACGTCCTCAACGCGGCGACGCCGCTGCTCGAGGATGGCGCGCGCGTCGTGTTCGTGACCAGCCACCAGGCCCACTTCATCCGCACGACGCCGACGATGCCGGAGTACGAGCCGGTCGCCCTCTCCAAGCGCGCCGGCGAGGACGCGCTCCGCGAGCTCATCCCGGGCCTGGCCGAGAAGGGAATCGGCTTCACCGTCGTCTCCGGCGACATGATCGAGGGCACGATCACCGCGACGCTGCTCGAGCGCGCGAACCCCGGCGCGATCGCCGAGCGTCGCGAGTCGGCGGGTCGTCTTTACAACGTCTCCGAGTTCGCCGCCGAGGTCGCGAAGGCCGTCGTGGACCCCGTGCCCGCGGACAACACCCGCCTCGTCGGCGACGTGAGCGCCTTCGTCACGGAATAG
- a CDS encoding DEAD/DEAH box helicase translates to MSSPSERYAQAQESAAHPQTAAFAARQRFQLDPFQVAGCHALENGRSVLVAAPTGAGKTIVGEFAIHLAMQTPTDKAFYTTPMKALSNQKFRELVDVYGADDVGLLTGDTNINGNARIVVMTTEVLRNMIYADSAALRDLRYVVMDEVHYLADRFRGAVWEEVIIHLPPRVRLVSLSATVSNAEEFGDWLDTVRGDTEVIVSEIRPVPLEQHVLVRDDLLPLFDDRAGIATAQVNQELMRIRSFTGSTYESNRQAQSYRSNRHAGRQAPRPPRGGRRPVRAANARRIERMDRPDVVELLERSNLLPAIFFIFSRVGCDAAVQQVRRSGLRLTSSEERAAIRAIVEERTRTLQDEDLGVLGYWEWLDNLERGVAAHHAGLLPAFKEVVEELFQRKLLKVVFATETLALGINMPARTVVLEKMEKFNGEARVAITSGEYTQLTGRAGRRGIDVEGHAVVQWSEGMDPQAVAALASRRTYPLNSSFRPTYNMAVNLIDLFGQARARQILESSFAQFQADRAVVGLARQVREAEESLAGYQTAMACEHGDFPEYAAIRRELSDLEKKNRQDAQAPRAARDKRLKRIQALRTRMQRHPCHRCPDREKHARWAERYWKLKRQTDRTRRQIETRTGTVARVFDRVVEVLETLDYVRRNEDGMQLTDAGRTMRRIYGERDLLVAESLRQGLWKALDAPSLAAMACCLVYEPRRDEANAGERGLPRGAFRAAYDKTTALWAELDDLEQDHQLPGSEPLAAGLAGAMHTWARGGMLDRVLIDADMAAGDFVRWAKQTIDLLDQLSIVAEDAALARTARAALDGVRRGIVAYSSM, encoded by the coding sequence ATGAGTTCGCCGTCCGAGCGATACGCGCAGGCCCAGGAGAGCGCGGCGCACCCGCAGACGGCGGCGTTCGCGGCACGTCAGCGGTTCCAGCTCGACCCGTTCCAGGTCGCCGGGTGCCACGCCCTGGAGAACGGGCGCAGCGTCCTCGTCGCCGCGCCGACCGGTGCCGGGAAGACGATCGTGGGGGAGTTCGCCATCCACCTGGCGATGCAGACCCCGACGGACAAGGCCTTCTACACGACGCCGATGAAGGCCCTCTCGAATCAGAAGTTCCGCGAACTCGTCGACGTCTACGGTGCCGATGACGTCGGACTGCTGACAGGCGACACGAACATAAACGGCAACGCGCGCATCGTCGTCATGACGACCGAGGTGCTGCGGAACATGATCTACGCGGATTCCGCGGCGCTGCGGGATCTCCGTTACGTCGTCATGGATGAGGTGCACTATCTGGCGGATCGTTTCCGCGGCGCGGTGTGGGAAGAGGTCATCATCCACCTCCCACCCCGGGTGCGGCTCGTGTCGCTGAGCGCGACCGTGTCGAACGCCGAGGAGTTCGGCGACTGGCTGGACACGGTGCGTGGCGACACCGAGGTCATCGTCTCGGAAATCCGCCCGGTGCCGCTGGAACAGCACGTTCTCGTGCGCGATGACCTGCTTCCGCTCTTCGACGACCGCGCCGGCATCGCCACGGCCCAGGTGAACCAGGAGCTCATGCGCATCCGCTCCTTCACGGGGTCGACCTACGAGAGCAATCGGCAAGCCCAGTCGTACCGGAGCAACCGCCACGCAGGTCGCCAGGCGCCCCGTCCGCCTCGGGGCGGCCGCCGCCCTGTCCGCGCGGCCAACGCGCGGCGGATCGAGCGCATGGACCGTCCGGATGTGGTCGAACTCCTGGAGCGGTCGAATCTCCTGCCGGCCATCTTCTTCATCTTCAGCCGCGTGGGCTGCGATGCCGCGGTACAGCAGGTGCGCCGCTCCGGGCTGCGGCTGACCTCATCGGAGGAGCGGGCCGCGATCCGCGCCATCGTCGAGGAGCGCACCCGCACGCTGCAGGACGAGGATCTCGGCGTGCTCGGCTACTGGGAGTGGCTGGACAACCTCGAGCGGGGCGTGGCGGCCCATCATGCCGGCCTCCTGCCGGCCTTCAAAGAGGTCGTCGAAGAGCTGTTCCAGCGCAAACTGCTCAAGGTCGTCTTCGCCACCGAGACCCTGGCCCTCGGCATCAACATGCCGGCGCGCACGGTCGTGCTCGAGAAGATGGAGAAGTTCAACGGAGAGGCGCGCGTCGCCATCACCTCCGGCGAGTACACGCAGCTCACGGGCCGCGCCGGGCGCCGCGGCATCGACGTCGAGGGACACGCGGTCGTCCAGTGGAGCGAGGGCATGGACCCGCAGGCCGTCGCCGCCCTCGCGTCGCGGCGGACCTATCCGCTCAACTCGAGTTTCCGGCCGACGTACAACATGGCCGTCAACCTCATCGACCTGTTCGGGCAGGCCAGGGCGCGGCAGATCCTGGAGTCATCGTTCGCGCAGTTCCAGGCGGACCGCGCCGTGGTCGGGCTGGCTCGCCAGGTGCGGGAGGCCGAGGAGTCGCTGGCCGGGTACCAGACGGCGATGGCCTGCGAGCACGGGGACTTCCCCGAGTATGCCGCCATCCGCCGCGAGCTGAGCGACCTGGAGAAGAAGAACCGGCAGGACGCCCAGGCGCCCCGGGCCGCGCGCGACAAGCGGTTGAAGCGGATCCAGGCGCTCCGCACGCGGATGCAGCGCCACCCCTGTCACCGGTGCCCCGACCGCGAGAAGCACGCCCGCTGGGCAGAGCGCTACTGGAAGCTCAAGCGCCAGACCGACCGCACGCGGCGTCAGATCGAGACGCGGACCGGCACGGTGGCTCGCGTCTTCGACCGCGTCGTCGAGGTGCTGGAGACACTGGACTACGTCCGTCGCAACGAGGACGGGATGCAGCTGACCGACGCCGGACGCACGATGCGCCGGATCTACGGTGAGCGCGACCTCCTCGTGGCCGAGTCGTTGCGGCAGGGCCTGTGGAAGGCGCTCGACGCGCCGTCCCTGGCCGCGATGGCCTGCTGCCTCGTCTATGAGCCCCGCCGCGACGAAGCCAACGCGGGGGAGCGGGGCCTGCCGCGCGGAGCCTTCCGCGCCGCCTACGACAAGACCACCGCGCTCTGGGCCGAGCTCGACGATCTGGAACAGGACCACCAGCTGCCGGGCAGCGAACCGCTCGCGGCCGGGCTCGCCGGTGCGATGCACACCTGGGCGCGAGGCGGGATGCTCGACCGCGTCCTCATCGACGCCGACATGGCGGCCGGCGACTTCGTGCGGTGGGCGAAGCAGACCATCGACCTCCTCGATCAGCTGTCCATCGTCGCCGAGGACGCGGCGCTCGCCCGCACCGCCCGGGCCGCGCTCGACGGCGTGCGGCGAGGGATCGTCGCCTACTCCTCGATGTGA